Sequence from the Bos javanicus breed banteng chromosome 11, ARS-OSU_banteng_1.0, whole genome shotgun sequence genome:
CTGGCAGCCTCTGTGCTCAGGGCCATCAGAGCCCTGCCTCTCATCTCCAAGGCTCACTGCCTCGTGGACTCCATCAGAGAGTCTCTAAATCTTATAGAAAACACCAAAAATCCCCCCAAAGATGTCTGAACAAGTTGACGTGTGGTGATTCACCCCCAGGGCTGTAACTCACCTTCCCAGACCTGCCCAGGCACAGACCTAGGGTCCTTCCCACCACAGGCTGGGgggtcccaccccagcccccacatccctccctgccccagccccctccGAGGGACCCCATAGACAAGCAGAACCACCAGGGATGCTGAAACTCTTTATCTGAAGCCATAaaaggggtggggagctgggagggagggggtgcaGCGGCCCATGTCCCAGGAACAGGGCTCCTTCCTTGTCCTGCAGGGCGGACGCTCCTGAAGGCGCTGCCCGGGGGCTGCTGTGGTGCCTCAGTGCCCCCTGCCCTGCAGAGGAGGGGGCGGGTCATGATGCCAGGACAGGGGAGGGGAGCGTGCTCCAAGTGCTGCAGCGGGGGAGTGGGGCCCTCAGGGAGCTCTGGGCAAGCAAAGGGGGACCCTCCACTAGGCTGTCTTCAGACCTCCAAGCCCACGTGTGAAGGTGTGACAAAGGGACTTCAAGCCAGTGAGGGCAAAGGAGGAGCGTGACAACGTTCTGGACTCTGACTCTGCTCACACCTGGGCGGGTAATCTTGGGCACGCTGCTGGAACTCCACCCTCCCAAGGGACCTGCCGCCAGTGAGGGACCCGGGGGTCGGAGCTTTCTGCGTGGGGCGCCCCAGCTCCGACCCTTCTAAGCAGCTCACTGGGAAACAGTCACTGTGACGCCTGGGGGTGAGGAGGGACTTCACATCTGCTGGGAAGCACGCGGGTGCCGGGGGCGCCAGGAAGCCTCCCCCTGAAAAGGGGCTTCCCCACTGCCCAAGACTGACACCCTGCACCCACCTGAAGGCGCTGCCAGGGGCCGGGTGAGCCCAGGAGCAGACGCCCCGCCTGCCTGGCCCAGGGAGGGTCTCCTGCCAGGCGGGAGCAGGCCTGGGGGGTTGACCACACGGTCTCTCAAAGCCCCAGGGGCCCCAAGCCCCCAAGTGTGCTCTACAGCTGTTCCCTTACCCTAGTTTCCTCCGGGAGAGCAAGTTTCTGTAGAAAAAGGAAGCACATTTCAGAAGACCCAGGGAATCCCTTAGCCCAGGGCCCCTCCATCAGCCAGCATGTCACGTGACCCCAGCGAGGATGGGGCCTGTCCTCATCAGCCCTGCCGATGGCCCGCCGCAGGCACCAGCCGGCAGCAGGGGCCTATGGGCTTCTCACCGCTCTGCAGGGGCCTGAAGATCTCCAGGTTCAACCCTTTGGCTTTTGCGAACTCCGTGAACTCCTCCCAGGCCTCTGGGCTGTTCTCCTGGTTTCTTCCTGTCGGTGAAACCAGGAGATGGATGGGAGGGTGAAGGGCAGAACCAAGAGTGACCACGACTCTGTCCCGGCCTGGGGGAGTGAGCGGCCGCCTCGGCAGGGTAGGAAGTGCCCTCAGCAAACGTCCCGAGGATGGAAGGTCTGCCCAGGAGGGAGTCCACGCCGACCCCTGGGCTGATGCTCATTCTGCTCCTGGCCACAGAGACCCTCCGTGACCCTTGGGGCCTCCTGTCCGTGGGCAGGAAGGTCCTGACGCTCCGAAACCTGCCTGAGCCTCATGCCCGTAATGAAGCCCCAGGAGCTGGAATTTCCTTCCCACTCGGGCTCCGTGCAGACACCGCTCTCCCCGCAAAAGCGCCCCCTCCAAGGAGCGGAGCCAAGGGTGAGGCCACAGGGAGCTGCCTGGTGAGCGGCAAGGCCCGCCCCAACACTGACATGGGCGTCCTGTGCCCACCGCATCCCCTACGGACACCAAGCCGTGATGTGGGACCTGCTGCTTCCTCAGGGGCTTCTCCTGAGCAGAAGGCACGGGGGAAAGGGCGCAGGAGGGGCTTTGCGGGGGCTAGGATGCGGGACCCTCACCCAGAAGCCGCGCCACGCGGATCTGCCGTCCGTCCAGCTCGCCATCACAGTACAGGATGAAGTGGTCTTGCGCCCGCAGCGGTAAGACGAGCACCTCACGCTTGCCCCCGTCTGCAGAGGGCGGCACATGGTCCTGAGCAACCCAGGCCCCTCCAGGACTGCCTGCCCAGGGTCTCCACCCCGGCCGGACCCCCAGGCCCTGGGGAGGCCCTGCCTGGGAGGTGGGCACCCAGTGGGCGGATCCCAGGGATTTCAGGGGCTCCAAAGAGGCCAGAGCGGCGGGGAGCTTCAGCTCTGCTCCAGCCGGAGCTCGGACCGGCCAGCCCCTCTGGACGAGTCTGTCACACCTGTACATGGCGTCAGCTGTTCTCACCTCTCAGGCAGACTGACCGGTGGAGGAGTCCCCAGGTACTTAAGGGGGTCAGAAAGGAGTGGGGCTTCTCTGGCTGAAAGCTGACCCCCAGGAACGTGCTGGgatccacctccccaccccccaacttgGAGTTCCAGGACTCACAGGCTGTGTATCTGCCAGGATCGTTGGTTTGCTCCAGGACCAGGCTCGTCTCCTGGCACTGACCATCAACCCTGGGACACAGAAGCCATGCTCTGCTGATGCCTGGGGTGTGGCCACCTTGGAAACCCAGCCCAGCCCGGGCACCGCGTGCCCCGCTCCACCACAGCCGCCGCAGGCCCGGGCCTGAGGCAGCCCCGGGAGCGTGGCGCTTCTCTCGCCGAGTCCAGGCACCAGCGGGGACTTCAGCATCTCACGCAACAGCTGCTCGggtctcccagccctgccccgccACTCACCCATCTGGGTCCTGCCCCTGCACAGGGTCCCGAGTGAGGCAGTGGCCCCTCAAAGCTGTCCAGGGCTGAGCGTGATTCGAGGGGTCGGGACGGTCCCCACTGTGGGCTGCCCACCCCCTGACGCCGCTCTCCTGCTGTGGGGAGGGGTCAGCGGGGAGGCAGGAGGCGGCTCTCACCGCGACGTGACTTTGGCCTCCAGGTCGCCCCCCTCCAGGACGCTGAAGGTCATGGCTGTCACCGACTCCTGATTCTTCCCAGGAACGTCCTGGTCTGTGGTCACGGCCTTCAGATACCATTTTCCTGACACCTGGAGAGAGCTGCCTGCCGTCAGGGCTCAGGCTGAGCACCCCTGCCCCGCTCAGCAGCCCCAGACTCTGCCCCACCCCCGGGCTGGAGCACCGTCcgtctcccacccccaccctcagcagATGCCCAGCACCCTTGCCGGACCCACCCCAGGTGGGCTCCAGCCCCACAGGGCCCCCGGGACCGTGGGCGCCTTGGGCCCATTTGTCTCAGACCCCCGTCGCTCAGTTTGACCACAGCCTCGGGGGCAAGGGTTGGTGCCTCTCCCAGGGGCCCCTCCAGCTGCCCCAGCTCCATCCGAGCCTCACGTCCTCAGTCCAGCTGTCCGAGACCAGAGTGTCCTGGGCCTGCAGGGAGGCAACGAGGCCGAGGGTCAAGAGCAGGGCCCTCATCTCCTGGGATCTGCACGCACGGCCTCCGACAGGTCACTTGCTGGGTGCAGAGAGGCTGTGCCGGCCACTCAGGCAGCGGCCCTTTATGTCCCACGGCCCAGGGTCCCTGCGGAACTTGGCAGAAACCATCAACCAATCCCTTCCTGGCCATAAACCGTGGCCAATTCTGCAGTGGAGCAGATAAAGGTCTCTATTGTTGATGTTGCTGAACAACCCTTGCTGAGCCCCGAGAGTCATGACCACGCTGCCCAGGCTGGAGGCCAAGCTTTGCAGGTCCGTCCACGGAGGTTGGGGGGCTGGGTGAGGGAGCCTCACGATGCCATCACCAGGGTGACACCCTCACTGCCAGGGAGGATGTGGCTCGCGTCAAAGAGTGTCCCTGAGTGGCTTCTAAACCTCAGATTCAGCACCAACCCCTGCGTGAATACAGCCATGAATCTAAGGGGGTGCGTGCACTCCTGACAAGATGCGCTGGAAGCGGGCACTTTGACGTGCCCTCTCTGCTCCACACACAGAGCAGCGGTGGATCAGACGTGAGGAGGGGGAccaagacagacacacacatggacacacatacacatgtatgcacTCGCACACTCATTCAGACACATTCAGACACACGAAACCAGTTCAGACACACACTCATTCAGACGCACACACCAACACACAAGTCACTCAGATAAAGACCTCACTCAGAAActcactgagacacacacacacacacagtcactcagacacacacatgtaggcacactcacacacatgcgcacacacatatactcactgGGACACGCAGACCCACATACAGACACGGTCACTCAGACACGCacttgtacagcacagggacacACACTGATTCACACACAGGCAGACACGGAGACACGGTCACATTCAGTCAGATGCACACATTCAGACACACATCCTGACACGCACACTCTCAGACATACATTCACACTCAGACACCCTCACCAGATACACGCGCTCAGACAAAGAGAAAAGTGGAAACattagtcgctccgtcgtgtccaactctttgcaaccccatggactgcagcccaccaggctcttctgtccatgggattctccaggcaagagtactggagtgggttgctaagccttcctccaggggatcttcctgacccagggattaaacccaggtctcccacattgcaggcggattctttaccagctgagccacctgggaagccccagacataGATACACACACTCAGTGGACagtgtgactgcagccacgaaattaaaagatgcttgctccttggaagaatagctacgtcaaacctagatagtgtttttaaaagcagagacctcactttgtCGACAAAAGTACATACAATCAAAGtgattgtttttccagtggtcaggtatggatgtgagagttggaccatcaagaaggctgagtgctgaagaattgacgctttcaaactgtggtgctggagaagactcttgagagtcccttggacagcaaggagatcaaaccaatcagtcttaaaggaaatcaaccctgaatattctttgaaaggacagatgctgaatctgaagctccaatactttggccacttggtgtgaagagctgactcgttggaaaagaccttgaggatgagaaagattgagggcgggaagagaaggggacgacagaggatgagatggctggatggtatcactgactcaatggacacgagtttgagcaaactccaggcgataatgaaggacagggaagcctggtgtgctgcagtccttgaggtcgcagagagtcagacacaattttgCAACTGAACAGTCGAGTACAGGTGGCAACAATATTTGCCAAGAGAATATTGGATAAATGGAGCTTGTTATCTGTATGGAGAAGACACACAAGTGTAGCTCGCTGCCTCACACCACACACGACTAAGTCCTGGTAGGTTAGCAGGCGTAAAGAGGAAAAGTGAACTCACAGAACCTACGAAAGGGAGGAATGGTGAGGCCTCTGCGCTGCAGAGGAGGGTCCGGCAGGTGCAAGACACAGACAGAGGAAGGGCAGCCCCAGAAGCTTATGGCAAAGCATCCCCCACGGAGTCCACAGAGAGCCCTGCGATCAAGCCAGAAAAAGACAACCAGCCGGACACACGCGGAGCAAAGCGTGTAGACGGGATGATGGCAAGGGTGTGAAAGACGGAGGCAGCAAGGAGCCCAGGGCCCGGGCGTCGCCCTGGGCATCGTGGGCTGCCAGGGCGGATGACCCAGGCCCTCACCCAAGGCGGCCGGGGGACGGTGCTCCCTCGGGCCCGTGGTGCTGCCACAGGGCCCCTCCTCGCCCCAGCAGGGCTCCAGGGTCACAGGGCTCTGTGAGTTGGCAGAAGCTGTCCGCCCACATGCTGGGGGCATGGGCAGTGTGGGGTTCACAGGGCTCTGTGAGTTGGCAGAAGCTGTCCGCCCACATGCTGGGGGCATGGGCAGTGTGGGGTTCACAGGGCTCTGTGAGTTGGCAGAAGCTGTCCGCCCGCGTGCTGGGGGCATGGGCAGTGTGGGGTTCGTGGGGCACGTTAAGGTCACAGTCGCTTCGCTGTGGGGCTGAGCTCAGCCGACTCCTCCTACACTCTGGGCGGGAGCACCGGCTGCCTACTCCAGCGGCGCCGGCCAAGGGCACAGCGTGTGAAGGTGGGCAGGGGGGACTGGGGGACGGGTGAGTTTTGTTCTGCCTGAGGCCGGAAGTGAGTCTGGGATCGAGTGGTCCACATCCCTAACGTGAGGAGTGCTCGTCGAAGTCCAGTCTAAACGCCAGCCCTCGCCGTCCAGAATTTCTTCACAATGGGACCTGTGTAAACTCGCCATGcagttttatgctttttttttaattagagacgTTTACACAGCTGATCtgcaatgctgtattagtttcagatgtacagcaaagggatcgctacatatatgtattctttctAGCTTCTTCTCCATTATGGGCTATTGCAACATGCTGAATatcgttccctgtgctgtgcaggaaGAGCTgctgtttattttgtatctaGCACTGTGTGTACTGTGACCCCAAACCCCCAGTGtaccccctccccactctccccttTGGCAGCGTgactttcttttctgtgtctctgagtctgtGTATGTTTTGTAAACAAGATCACTTTACCGTTCATTGTGGATTCCGCACACGtgtctgactgactgactgagcacggTCATCTCTCCGTCCGTCCCTGTGGCTGCAGACGGCGTCCTTCCGTGCTCTCTGCGGCTGTGCAACGCTCTGTGTGTGCACGGACCTCTTCCTCATCCATATCTGTCGACGGACacaggttgcttccttgtcttggctattataaacagcgctgcaTTGAACACTGGGGTCCCTGTATCattctgaattatagttttctccagatacatgccagCTTTATGCTGTTTTGATGGTGACCACACCGTCGATCAGAATCCGTGTCTTACAGCAGAACCACAATAAGCAACAAGTCTGTTTCACAGGAAGTGGCCGTCGGAGCAGTGGCTAAAACAGGCAAAAGAAGTTTGACGAAAGTGTGCCACGGGGTAGCTCATCACATTTTATGGCTTTTCTTGAAGTTGGTACTTAGCAGCTTTTTTAATGTGTGAGTTTGTGGGTTGCTTCTCCCTCCAACGAATGTTCATTCTCCTGTCCAACCTGGACTCatcattcttattatttttgCTCTCTGTCCATCGCATCCATCTGTCCCTGCTGGCAGCCTCCCCAAAGGCTCCAGGCTTGACGCCACCCCTGCCTGCCTGAGCTTGGGCCTGTCTTTGTCCCGCTGCTGGCCTGCAGGGGAGGGATCCGGAGGTTCAGGtgtctgcctccccatcccagggTCCCTGGCTCTCCCAGGGCTGGACTCCCACAGGCCCTGTGCCCACAGCCCGCCCTGCCTGAGCAGGTCCAGCTGGTGGCTGGGCTGGTCTACACACGTGGCCGCGGGCAGCCTCCAGGAAAGGTCATGCGTGTTTGCGTTCCGGGTGCTTCTCCTCCTCGGGCTCCGGCAAGGCCCCCAGCCTGTCTGAACAGCAGGTGGCTTTGTCCACCAATGAGCCGCATGTCACGGTGAACAGACAGAAATGCCTGGAGGCCACTTGGACCCACATCCTCCCGTCTCCTCTGCCAGGTCCAATCCAGCAGACGTGATTTCTGGGAGGTTTGCAAGCCTCCCCTCCACGGCCCAAGCCTGGGGGGCGCCTCCTCTGCTCCTCACACCTGCGTCCCAGAGCAGATCCGGGAAGGGGCTTCTGGAAGCGGGTCTCTCTGGGTCGTTGGCACTCAGGGGTCACATTGGACCCTCTGGTGCGGTCAGCTTGGGGGTCTCAGCTCTGCGAGGAGCTGTCCCTTCGTGGATGCCCCGTCAGCCGCCCACACCACGGCCCTCGTCCCTGGCTCACCGGGGACTCACCCGGATGCCCAGCAATTCGGTctcatttcttcccttcttcGGTTTGGCAAGCCCTTGGCTGGAACTGCCCGTGGGATGGCCCCACCACATACCAAGTACCAACAGAAAAGCTGCCCTCTGGACAAAAAGAGGATTTTTTTAACTCCTACTTTTGAGTTTTCAGCATTTTCTGATTTTCGTGtcatcagaataaaaaaaaaggctATTCACATTAAATAGAAGGCAAATTGTTTGCATTGTAGttgtatattttttaaggaaaaagtagaaattgCCTAGAATCTCTCCCCTTACGTGTTCCCCAGGAGTGTGACGGGGCTGTCGTCCGGCACACATTTAATCTGGGCTGATCAAATCACTGGGGCGGCTGGGCGTTTCCTGTCAGTGATGAACACGGCTCTTCAGGGTTTCCCTGGGCACCTGAGTGGCCAGTGAGACAGTGTCCTCGGGCCACTGCACGTGGCGCGGAGGAGAGGGACCGTGTTGGTGCCAGGAGTCAGGGCCTCCCCATCCCAGGGTCCCTGGCTCTCAGGTCACTGCTGTGGGGCTGGTGGCAGACTCaggcccagccccccaccccaggatgctgaccgccccctgcccccatctccAGGGTGAGCCTGATGGGTCTACAGTAACCCATCCCTGGGCTGTGTCATCGTTCGGGACCCTGGAGAAAGACAGGGAAAGTGCCCAGGTGCCTAGGGGTATC
This genomic interval carries:
- the LOC133257779 gene encoding lipocalin-1-like, which translates into the protein MRALLLTLGLVASLQAQDTLVSDSWTEDVSGKWYLKAVTTDQDVPGKNQESVTAMTFSVLEGGDLEAKVTSRVDGQCQETSLVLEQTNDPGRYTAYGGKREVLVLPLRAQDHFILYCDGELDGRQIRVARLLGRNQENSPEAWEEFTEFAKAKGLNLEIFRPLQSETCSPGGN